The genomic segment CGGCTGGGGGGAGTGGTCACCATTGTCATGGGCCTTGCGTTCATGGGAATGATTCCTGCCCTGCAAAACGAGCGTCGTTTCCATCCTCGGCGCTGGTCCACGTGGGTGGGGGCGCCCCTGTTGGGGGCGGTCTTTGCCCTGGGGTGGACTCCCTGTCTTGGCCCCACCTTGGCGGCTATTATTTCCATTTCCGCAGGTACAGAGGGGATGACGGCTGTCCGTGGCATCGTACTGATTGTCGCATACTGCCTGGGGCTGGGGTTGCCTTTCCTTGTGGTGGCTCTGGGGTCAGCGCGTGCCATGCGTGGCGTAGGCTGGTTGCGGAAACACTCGCGCGCCATTCAAATCGCCGGTGGTGTTGCGCTTATCCTTGTGGGAATAGCACTGGTGAGTGGGCAGTGGGCGCACTTCATCACCTGGGTGCGCCAATGGACCGTGGACTATGGCACCACGCTGATTTAGCACACTAATGTAGTGAGATAACACGGAGGTTACATGTCCGCACAAAACCCCTGGCTTCGCCGTGCCCTTTCGGGTCCTCGGTGGCTGTGGCGTTGGCTGACCAGTATGCGCACGGCGCTGGTGTTGCTGTTTCTCCTTGCGCTGGGGGCGATACCAGGTGCGCTGCTGCCGCAGCGTTCACTCAACGCTGACAAAGTGGATGAGTACATTGCCAACAACGGTCGCGTGGGTGAAATCTACGACAAACTCCAGCTCTATGATGTCTTCTCTTCGGTGTGGTTCACCGCGATTTACGTGCTGTTGTTTGTGTCCCTTATTGGGTGCATCCTTCCCCGTAGTTGGGAGCATTATCGCGCCATGAAAACCCCTCCGGTGCGTGCCCCCAAAAATATGGCGCGCTTACCGTTGCATGCCTCGGGGGTCGTGGACTGCGCTGTTGATGAGGTGGTGCAACCCGGCATGCTCAAAGGCTGGCGGGTTGCCCGCTACACGCCGGAGGAGGATCGCGCCGGGGCGACATCACTGTCAGCGGAGAAGGGGTACATCAGGGAGTTTTTCAACTTGGTCTTTCACCTCGGCTTGGTGGGTATTTTGGTGGCTGTTGGCTTGGGCCGCATGCTTTACTACGAGGGACAAGTGGTTGTGGTTGCGGGGACAGAGAATTCACAGTTCTGCAACACGGCGGTGGCTAACTATGATTCGTTCCGGTTTGGTGCGTTGTTTGATGGTGGGAAACTGAAACCGTTCTGCGTGAAGGTGGAGGACTTTTCCGCTGATTATCTGCCAAACGGCCAGGCGAAAATGTTTACCTCTGATGTGCGGTGGGCTGAGGGGGATCAGGTTTTTACGGATACCAATGAATGGGAGCAGTATCGGCTGCGGGTTAACCACCCGCTGCGTATAGCCGGGGATCGCGTGTACCTGCAGGGCCATGGCTATGCCCCGCGTTTTACAGTGACCTGGCCTAACGGTGAATCGCGCACCCAGATGGTGCAGTTCCGCCCCGACGATCCGACGTTTTTCTTGTCATCAGGTGTGCTGCGTTTTGATCCTCCGGCTGGAATGTATTCGGACTTGTTTGAACGCCGTCAAAAACAGCTGGCTATTCAGGGATTGTTTGCTCCTACCGCCGAGTTCAGCGGTGGCGAGGGGGATATTATGAGTTCGTCATTCCCTGCAATGCGCAACCCAGGGGTGGCCATTGATGTGTACCGTGGCAACGCCGGTTTAGATGATGGGCGTGGGCAGTCGATCTACAGCTTGGACCCACGACTCGCGCATTCTGGTGAACTGCAGAAAATCGAGCGCGTCAATCTCATGGAGGGGGAAAGCGTCACCTTGGACGATGGTACGGTGGTGCGGTTCGATGGGGCCAACGAGTTTGCTAATCTTCAGGTGAGTCACGACCCAGCCCAAGTGTGGGTGCTCGTTGCCGCCGTTGTCACCCTGATTGGTTTGGTGGGGTCAGTGTCGGTGAAGCGGCGTCGCGTGTGGGTGCGGATGCAGCCTGATACTGCGGGAGGCACAGCGGTGTCCATCGGCGGGCTGGCACGGACGGATCGCGCCGGTTGGGGGGCGGAGTTTGAGCGTATTCAGCGGGCGATTCTGCGGCTGCCGGAGGAGTCATCGGAGGAGTTAGAAGAGGACGACGAGGATAACGACTGATCGGGTAGTGTCTTGTACTAGTTCATAACCATGCCAAAAGAGGTCATCACCATGCCTGTAAACCAGACTTTTGCCAACTATTCTGATTTGGCATTCAAGGCAGCTTTCGCGATTTATATTGTCGCGTTAGTCATGTCACTGGTGTATTACGTCAAGCAGCAGATGCTTATCGACGCCCGCCGTGAGTCCAAGGTTCTTGTGGGGGCTGGTGGGGATGAGATTACTGGAGCGTCGGAGCCGCAGGACATTTTTGAGGCACGCGCGGACGCTGCTGACAAGTTTGGTGGTATGGCGCAGAGCCTCGTGTGGTTGGGCATTATTATTCATGGCACATCGGTGGTGCTGCGTGGATTGTCAGCAGGAAGATTCCCGTGGGGCAACCTCTATGAATATGTGTCGGTCACCACTTTCGTTGCGTTGGCTATTGCTGCGGTGGTGTTCCAGCGACGTGAGTACCGGATTGTGTGGCCGTGGGTGCTTACCCCGGTGCTGGCACTGCTGTTTTATGGCGGGACGAAGTTATATGCCCAATCAGGCCCTGTGGTTCCTGCGCTGCAGTCTTTCTGGTTCCCGTTCCACGTGTCCACTGTGTCCATTGGCGGTGGTATTGGTTTGATTTCGGGGTTGGCATCGTTGATGTACGTGCTGCGATCATGGCAGCCGGTGGGGCAGGAGAAGGGCTTCTTTGGTGCTATCGCTAAGCCTTTGCCCAGTGCTAAAACCTTGGATGCGATCGCGTATCGTGCGGCGATTTGGGCGCTGCCGATTTTCGGCTTGGGTGTTGTTTTGGGCGCGTTGTGGGCTGAGGCCGCGTGGGGCAGGTTCTGGGGATGGGACCCCAAAGAAACGGTGTCATTTATCACGTGGATGTTGTACGCGGCGTATCTGCATGCTCGTGCTACATCGGGGTGGCGGGATCAGCGTGCTGCGTGGATCAACGTGTTTGCGTTTGCGACGATGGTGTTCAATCTGTTTTTCATCAATATTGTGGTGTCGGGCCTGCATTCCTACGCGGGCTTGAACTAGAAAGCTGGACGCTGAAAAATGCAGCACTGGTACCCCTCTCAGAGTTGCTGGGAGGGGTGTTTAGTGCTGCCTTCGCTGACATAGTAGTTTTTCGGCGGCGCACTCGTCATGTGCTGATGTTGTGTTCAGCAGCACGGTGTCTGGGTGCTCGGGGTCAGCGTACCCTACGCGTTTATCGCCGTCGGTAAGCCGGGTGGCGTATCCGCGTTGTGCGTTGGTTTTTGTGTCGTCGTTGAATCTGTGATGGTGTCGGCACTGTAGCGTGAGGTTAATCAGGTCGGTGGTGCCGCCGAAGCTCCACGCGTCAATATGGTGTTGGTCGCACGTGATGGCGGGGGCGTCGCAACCCGGGTGCGAGCACACGAGTTCCTGAACGAATAACGCGAGTTTTTGCCAGGCTGTCGCGTTGCGCCGGGTGCGTTGGAGGTTGAGGTTACCGGGGTTATCCAGGTCGTGGATGGCCAGGAAGTCGTAGGGCGATCCTAGAAGCGCCGCCGCTTCGATGGGGTTCAGGAGAGTTCCTGTGTTGGTGGGTAGTTCCGTGGCTGCGGTGAGATGTGCGAGTTCGTCGGCTGTGGTCGAGATGACTAGTGACGCAATGCCATAGGAATTATTAGCGGATGTCGCCTTGAGGTGTTGTTCGCAGATGTAGGCGAGGGTGTCCATGCGGCGTTCTGCGAGGCTCCGGGTGTCCTCTTTGTCGCTGACGTTGACTAGGCTTCCTCGGTGGGAAAGAGGCGTGATGGCTGCGGTGATCACGGCTTGTTGGGCTGCGGTCATGGTGCCATAGAAAGGATGATTGCCATCGGTGTCTTGACCGGAGATGGTGAACCTGCGTTTTTTCATGGTTTCCTGCGGGTCAGCCGCAACGGTTTTGTTGGCGCGGCGGACTGCTTTTGTCACCCAGGTTTTGAGGTCGCGGTCGTTGCGATGCTCGGCTTCGTTCACAGCCTGCAGATAAAGGTCGTGTCGCGCAGGGGTGGTGCCATCTCTAAGATTGTCGAGGACCTGGTTAATGGTGTTGAGTTTGCTGGCGCTGATGTGGGCGTCAATGGCTTTTTGTCGTGCTTGCTCCCGTTGCATTTCGGCGGCTTCTGGTTCTACGGTGTCCTGCGGCAGGGGCGCATGATCAACGTAGCCGCGTCGGAGGCGATTGTTGGCTTCCTGAAATGATAGGTTCAGCTCGTCCATGAGGAAGTCCGTGGCGGTGTCGGCGGTGATCAGTTGCCTATTGATGGCTTGGTCGGCGGAGTAGGCGACAAGTGAATCAAATGAGGCTTTGATATTGCATGCCTGCTCGATGGTTTTGATGTGGTCGAGGTTGCCTACCACGAGGTCGGGGGAGGGGGCGTTTCCAACAATGGAGAGTAGTTCCGCGAAGTCAGCATGAATGCGTGCTGCCACATTTTCCAGTGTGGACATGCCCCCTCCTCCGTGGTCTTCATGAGTGTGTCAATTCCTTAGACCGACGAAAAACCACGAAGGTTCCATAACTGGAAAAATTGGTGATCTAGTGTTCGGTGCCGTCTCCCACGCAGAAGAAATTCCCTTCGGGGTCGGTCATGACGGTCCAGCTGAAGCTGCCGTCTGGCAGGGTTTCGACGCTCTGAGCTACCGCACCGATCGATTCAAGCCTCCGCACTGCAGCTTCGCGGTCGTGGGAACGAAAATCAATGTGCACGCGGTTTTTGCCTGGGGCGGGGTCATCAACGCGTTGAAAACCTAGGGTGGGGGTGGTGCCTACCATGACAAAGTAGCCTTCGTAGTCCATGATGATGGGAGCGCCGGTGGCTTCGGACCAGAAGTGGGCCAACGCCCGTGCGTCGGTACAGTCAACAGTGATCATGCCTGGAGTGATGTGAGTGTCCATATCGAACATTGTAGCGAAAAAGTGTGATGTTTGAACAGTGCCGGGATCACATCCAGATCACTGCCTGTGATGGCACGTCGCTTGTGTATCACCAACGAACCTACGCGTTCTTGCTGTTTGGAGTGCTCACGCATTATCTGAGATGGTCGCCTGAGCGGGCGGAGCGCCACGTTGCAGAACGGATGGACAATGAGATCCCACCAACATCGGTCGATGCGGTGGGAAACCCGCATGATGGTGTCTATCACCAAGCCATGCTCCTCGCCTACGGTGAAGGCTACTGGTGGGAAGACAACGGGTATAACTCGGCAGAACCTGAGGATTTTGATGCGTGGTGGTGCCGTTACACCGCTCAACATGGACTCGAGGGGGACTTTATTGAGTTTCTGTAGCTAACTCAATCTGCACATCCCGCTCTATCTGTTTCGTCGAACGCCAGTAGTCAGCGCAGAAGAGGATGGACTCCTTGATGGATGCAGCCAACATGGGGTTGCGTGCGGCAACCCTGTCCAGGCCGCGAATGTGAATCACGATGTGCTCGTCAGAAAGCCACGCCAGATCCCGGAAACACTCCTCGAACGCATCGAAGGTGCCACCAAAGTATTCAGGAAACGACAATTCTTTACTCATGAGCTGGAGAAATCCTCGTGCGGTGCGGACCGCACTGAGGTCGATGGCGTATTCCGTCATGATGATTTCGTCTACCATGCAGGTGCGTTTCACATCTTTAGCGTAGCGCCGCCCCGCTACCATGGGTGCATGCGTATCCTCGTCACCGGCGGTGCCGGTTTTATTGGTTCGAACTTTGTTCACCGAACGCTGCTCACCAAACCAGAAACAGAGGTGACGGTGCTGGATAGCATGACGTATGCGGCTAATCCGGCGAACCTGCCTGAGGGGGTGGAATTGGTTCGCGGTGACGTGTGTGACCGCCAGTTGGTCAACACTCTGACTCAACGGGCGGATGTGGTTGTGCATTTTGCAGCGGAAAGCCACAATGATAACTCGTTGAAGGATCCGTTTGCGTTCCAGCGAACCAACGTGGAGGGGACACTCACCATGATCCAGGCCGCGACCACGCACGGCACGCGGTTTCATCACATTTCAACGGACGAGGTCTTCGGTGACCTTCCGCTGGATAGCACAGAAAAGTTCACCCCTGAGACGCCGTACAACCCATCAAGCCCGTACAGCGCATCGAAAGCCGCGAGCGATCATTTTGTGCGGGCGTTTGTGAGGTCCCATGGCCTGCAAGCGACCATCAGTAATTGTTCCAATAACTATGGACCGCGCCAGCACCCAGAGAAGTTTATTCCACGCCAGATCATCAACCTGCTGCACCGAGAGAAGCCTCGCCTATACGGGCAAGGGGACAACGTGCGGGACTGGATTCATGTGGATGATCATAACGATGCAGTGTGGCACATCATTGAACACGGTGAGGTGGGAAAGACCTACCTCATTGGAGCCGACGGGGAGCGCAGCAATAAACAGGTGGTCAGTGACCTACTGGCGGAGTTTGCCCAGCCCGAGGACTTTCTGGTGCATGTAACGGACCGTCCGGGGCACGATCGTCGATACGCAATTGACGCAACATCCACGCTGGAGTTGGGCTGGCGGCCGCAGTTCACGGATTTTCGGGAGGGGCTGCACCACACCGTCGCCTGGTACCGTGACCACCCCGAATGGTGGGGAGCGAGCCGCGCGGAGTCCGAGCGTATCTATGCAGCGACCGAACGTGAGCTTTAAACTGGAGGTCATGCTGCATGAACTTTCTCTTCCTGGTGTTTTTCTAGCTAAACCGACCATTCATTCGGATGAGCGGGGGACGTTTCAGGAGTGGTTTAAGGCCAGTACTTTTGAGGAGGCTACTGGGTTTCCTCTTGATATGCAGCAGGGGAATCTGAGCACGTCGCGCCGGGGTGTGGTGCGAGGGTTGCATTATGCGGATGTGCCGCCGGGGCAGGCGAAATATGTGACGTGCGTGGCGGGCAGTATTCGGGACGTTGTCGTGGATGTGCGCCTGGGTTCGCCCACGTTTGGTCAGCATGTGGTGGTGGAGTTGAGTGCGGAGAATCGTCATGCGGTGTTTGTTCCGGTGGGGTTTGCGCACGGTTTTGCCGCGTTGAGTGACGCGACGGTGATGTATGTAACCACCAGCGAGTATGACCCAGAGATTGAACGGGAGCTTAATCCTTGTGACCCTGCGCTTGCGATTGAGTGGGGTGTGGCGGAGCCGATTATGTCGGACAAGGATGTCGCCGCCGTCTCGCTTGCCGACGCCCAGTCGCTCGGCGTGCTGCCCACCTTTGAGGCGTGCACGGAGTACGAGACTATGCTGCGGGACGCGTGGGTGCTGGCCAATGAGGAGGCGGTGCAGTGAAAGGAATTATCCTCGCCGGTGGGACGGGGTCGCGCTTATGGCCGATTACTCTCGGTGTGAGCAAGCAGCTTGTTCCGGTGTTTGATAAGCCAATGGTGTACTACCCGCTGTCCACCTTGATGTTGGCAGACATTCGGGACATTTTGATTGTGTCCACTCCCCAGGATGTGCCACAGTTTCAACGGCTTTTGGGAGATGGGTCGCAGTTTGGCATTACGTTGTCCTATGCGGTCCAGGACGCGCCGAGGGGGTTGGCGGATGCGTTTATTGTGGGGGAGGAGCACATCGGTGATGATTCTGTCGCCCTGATTTTGGGCGACAATATTTTCTACGGCACGGGCCTGGGAACGCAGCTGCGGCGCTTTAAAAATCCTGATGGCGCGGCGATTTTTGCGTACTGGGTGGCGGAGCCTGAGGCGTATGGTGTGGTGGAGTTTGACCGGGACGGTCGGGCATTGTCGCTGGTGGAAAAGCCGGATGTGCCGCGGTCACAGTACGCAGTGCCGGGGTTGTATTTTTATGACAATTCCGTGGTTGAGATGGCGAAGAATCTTCAACCTAGTGCCCGGGGCGAGTTGGAGATTACGGACATTAACCAAGCGTACTTGGACCAAGGGAAATTGCAGGTGCAGAAGCTTCCCCGTGGCACTGCGTGGCTGGATACGGGCACAGTGGATTTGCTCATGGCTGCAGGTGATTTTGTGCGCACGATTGAGCAGCGGCAAGGGTTGAAGATTGGATGTCCAGAGGAGGTGGCGTGGCGCATGGGGTTTGTGGATGACCAGCACCTTAGGGAGCGTGCCGACGCCTTGAATAAGTCGGGCTACGGTGCATATTTGGCGTCTATTCTTGCCCGGGGCAAAGATAATTAGTCGATGCTTGCAATGATGGCTTCGACGCGTTCAAATTGCGCCGAGTTGACGCTGTAGTACGCCCATTTTCCGTGTTGTTCGCGGTCGACCAGCCCGGCGGCGGAGAGGCGTTTCATGTGGTGAGTGATGGTGGGGGCGGAGACGTTAAGGGCTTCCGATAAATCGCAGGCGCAGATGTTGTCCTCGCCTCGGCGGGCAATCATGTAGAGAATGCGCAGGCGGGTGGGGTCGGCGAGTGCTTTAAAAAGATTGCTGGCCTTGGAATGTTGTGTGGCCGACAAAGTTACTCGGGACATGCAGATAAGTATAACCTAACTTTGGTTAGCCTCCCTTGTTCTTGTTGTGTCGTTCACGGCGACGGCGTTCCTCCTCGGCCTCTGCTGCAGCTTCGGACGCCCTGCGTTTTTTGAACTGCTCAAGTTCCAGCCGCCACAGGAATTCCTCATCATCGTCGGGGCCTTTAATCAGCGGTTCCACTTCGTCGTCTGACCTACGCCATGTGCTCGGCCCAAATGCTTTCCACAACAGCACAAAAGTGGCAACGAGAAGGAGTAAAAGCAAAAGACGTCCCATGGTTGACTAGGATACCGAGTGTGAGTAATTCCTCGGAGATCCCCCAGATTGACCCAGGCTTGCGCGCACGAGCCGCCCGTGACTTTGCCCTGTATGGTGCGGCGCGGTTGGGGTTGTTCCTCGTGCTCACTGTGGTTATCCAAGGGCTGGCGGTGCTTATCGACGCCCCCGTCCCCCTCGCCATTTCGGCACTCCTGGCGCTGCTTGTTGCCTTCCCTCTGTCCATGTTTGTGTTCAAAAAACTGCGCGTACGCGTGACACAGGAAATGGCGGCGTGGGATGCGCAACGTAAGGCGCACAAGGCGTGGGTGAAAAAGGAACTCTCAGAACGCTAAGCCCCGGCGGAGAAGGCTAAGGCGGCGGCAGTCAGTACTGACCACGCCAGCATGGCACGCCCAGTGAGTCCCAGTACGGGAATCAGCGCGGGGCCGGTTGCCCCGCGCATGACCGGGCTGGCGGCCAACCGGGTGAGAAGAAGGGCGGCGAGTGCCGCGAGCGTCGGCACGCACTGCGTCGCCAGCACCAGTGTGGAGAGGTAGGGTACGGCGACCAGCCCTAACCACAGGCGACGAGTGCCGCGATCGCCTAGCCGCACTGCCAACGTGCGTTTGCCGGAATCGGTGTCTGAGGGAATGTCGCGGAGATTGTTTGCCAGGTTTACTGCGGCGGAAAAACACCCAATTGACACAGCGCATGTCACGCCGACCCAGGTGAAGCGGCCAGCCTGCGTGTATTCGGTGCCGCACACGGCCACTAGCCCGAAAAACACGAACACTGCGCATTCCCCCCAGCCGGCATACCCATAGGGGTGTTTCCCGCCGGTGTAGAACCACGCTGCCAGGATGCACAGTGCACCCACAGCGATGAGCCACCACGAACTCATGACGCTTAGGAGCGTCCCAGCCACAGATGCCAGCGCAAACGCCCCAAAAGCCGCGTACTTGACGTGTTCCGGCTTGGCCAGCCCTGAGCCGGTAAGCCGCTGCGGCCCCTGGCGGTCGTCATCTGTGCCGCGAATCCCATCGGAGTAGTCGTTGGCGTAATTGACCCCGACAATCAACGCCCACGCCACCACCATGGCCAACATGGCGCGGTAAATACTCGCATTCCCGGACCATGCGGCGGCACCAGTCCCAGCAACGACGGGGGCAAAAGCGTTAGCCCACGTGTGCGGGCGTGCCCCCTGGAGCCAGTCGTGGAAGGAGGCTCGTGAAGATTCAGGCATGCATCTGATACTAGAGTGGAGATGCCAACGAGGTTTATCAGGGTGCGTGGAAAGGACAAATATGTGGGTTGGTTACGTGTTGGGGCAGGTGGCCAGCTTTTTCCTAACGCTACTTCGAATGCTGCCCTTAGCCATTGCCAACCGATTGAGCAGAACGCGCATTCCCCAAGACGGAGACGTGGTCATCTCGCTCACCTCCCACGGTAAGCGCCTGAACAAGGTGCATTTCACTCTTGAATCCATCGCGCGCGGCTACACCAAGGCCCCCATCGTCCTGTGGCTCGACGAACACGACTACAACGCCCCTCTGCCCGTCAGCCTGCAGCGACTGGTCCACCGCGGGCTCCAAATCCGCTGTTCCGACGGCGACTACGGCCCCCACACCAAATACTGGAACCAATTCCGCGACGTTGCAGGCACAGGCATCCGCGTTGCCACCATTGATGACGACATGATCTACCCCGAATGGTTCCTCCAGCGCCTGCTGTTCATCGGCGACCTGCGTAACGACGCCGTGATAGCCTACCGCGCCCACCGCATCGAACTGCGCGACGGACGGATGCTGCCCTACGTGAAATGGACGGCAGTGAACACCTCCCAAGCCTCGCTGCTGCACTTTGCCACAGGAGTCTCGGGCGTACTGTATCCCACCAGTTTCATTGACTACGTGGTTGCCCAAGGTGACACGGAGTTCATAAAACAGTGCCCTCGCGCCGACGACGTGTGGCTGCATGTCTGCGCGCTGCGCTCGGGGCACCCGATCAGGCAGGTTTACGCCAAACCCCGGCACTTCGCCGTGGTACCTAGCACTCAGGTTGGTGCCCTCGTCGTAGGAAATACCCTCATGGGGGGCAACGATGAGCAAATACGGCGGGTCTACACCAATGAGGACATCGCCGCACTGGTTGCCGCCAGCGAACGCGAAGACTAAAACAGGCGCTGCACTGCGCGGCGATCCACCTTGCCGGGGCCGGTGAGTGGCAGGGCGTCGAGACGTTTCAATTCCTTGGGCAGCTGCCAGCGCGGAAGCTCCGACAACCCGGCGATCACCTGACCCGGTGATGCGGGTCCCACATACACCGCCACCACTGCCTGGCCCAGACGCGGGTGTGGAACCCCCACCACACACGCGGCCTTCACCCCGGAAATACCCAGCATGGCGCTTTCCACCACCTCCGGGTGCAGTTTCAAACCACCTGAATCAATTACTGTGTCAATCCGACCTGTTACCTGCAGACGGCCATCAACCATCTGACCGGTGTCCTGGGTGGAAAACCACATGGGGTACGCGAACGCCTCATCGTCGGAGGAGTTGCGGTACCCCTGCGCGATCATCGGACCGCCCAGGTGAATACGCTCACCTGTCACATGAATGCGTGCACCGGGAATGGGCAGGCCGTTGTAGACGCAGCCCCCCGCAGTTTCCGAGGAACCATAGGTGCACACCACATGAATGCCAAGTTCGCGGCATTGCCGGCGGGTTGTATCGGCGAGTGGTGCGCCGCCTACGAGGATGGCGTGGAAACGGCGTAGCGCTTCGATGCCACGGAGTTCGTCCATGGCTTTCAGAAGTTGCAGGGGGACAAGCGAGGTGTAGGTGTAGCCACCGTCGTCGGCCAGCTCGTGTGCTGCGGCGGCGAAGGCTCCAATGCTGAACCCGTGGCTCACGTCGAGGCATAGTGGTTCATAGCCCGCCACCACGGAGCGCACCAGTACTTGAATGCCTGCGATGTGATGTGGTGGAAGTGCCAAGAGCCACTGCCCCTCGCCGCCTAGAGCCTTGTGGGTGGCATCTGCTGAACTCACTAGGTTGCGGGGGGTGAGCATAGCGCCTTTGGGGGTTCCTGTGGATCCGGATGTGGCGACCACTAAGGCAATATCCTCAGAAATGGGTTCGCCCGCCCTCTGGGAAGTCCGCAGCAGTTCGGCGCGGTGAATATCTTCAGCTGGGACAGGAAGGTAGGTCTCACGTCCGGCTATGGCCAATTCCAGGTTCGGAAGAATATCCTCCGGGTGGGAGGGGGACACGGGAAGAGGTGTTAGCAGACGTGTGCTCATGGCTATAAAGCCTAGCTAAGCACACAACCCCAGGGGAGCTAAACGTTGTGAACGGAACCGTTCAATTTCATTGACGTCGGCAGATTTCTCACAGACCATGAGATATGCCAGCTCTACGTCGCTGGGCTGGGCTGGGGTAAGTCCAGAATCGATAAGCCACCATGTAAGGAGATCATCCCGGCTAAAAACGTCAAACATACGACGCCGCACAGGAAGCACATCCAATGGGGTGCATGTTCCGCCTGGATCAGTGCGTAACCAGTTGATCACCTTGGACATCGTTGATGCTTTCAATCAAACGCCTCCTTTCCTTGTTCTGTGTTGCATGATCTTGGGTGCATAACCACTGAGGTCTCACTACCGTGGGAAAATGCATTAGTTGGTGAACATCAAGTGATTTTACAGTCTACACATTACTCAACCGGAAAGCCACTCTCTGCGAGGCGTGTCTTGACCCGTTCAATGTCCTCTGGGTTTGGGACCTGATGGACGCTGTGACGGATGTAGTCGCGGATCTGCTTGTCAGTGAAACGGCGAGTAGGGCTGTCTTGTGGTGATGCGTCAATCATTTCCTTGATTACCGCTTCAATATCTTCATTGCTGAGGTGGCGCTTGAGCACATACAGCACGGCAATATTGTCCTGCGACGGAACGCCCTGGGGGTACCCCCGGCGCAGCCAGTTGATGGCACGTGTGACAATGTTGTCGCCGGTGTGCTGGTGAGGCATGGGTTGTGTGCTCCCTCGCGGTAAAGAATGGAAAACCGGGCCACAGGTACCAGTGGTGGTCCGGCAGCCCGGATGGTGATCATCCTCGATACGGATTAGCCCTCTGTGCCAAAGATGTCCCAGGCGAAACTCTCGTAGATCACGCCTTTAGTGATCCACAAAATGCCTGCAATGATGGCCACAATAATAACCCCAAAACACAAACCTGCAAGCGTTTTTTGAAAAAGGTTCGCATCTTTGGTGTGCGTCACAGTGCCATCAGGGTTGACGGTCCCGCTTCCAGAGGCCAAGCGGATACCCACAGCGAAGAGTGCGGGAAGACCAGCGCCCAGTACCAGACCACCGATGATAACCTGCAGCAGGTCAGTCACTATCTCTACAGCATTCATGAGGATAAGGCCTCCTTGCGTGGGGTGCTAGCAGTGACGTCAGGGGTAGAGGTGCCGTCCTCATCCCATTCGGCATTGACGTTTCCAGAGTGTACGGGTGCTTTGCGGGACTGCATGTAGATGTATCCGGACAGTCCCAACAGCACAGCAAATGCGGCGAGCACGCCCACCATGTCGTTGGTGAAAAGGCCAACGCCATGGGCGAGCCACCATGTGGAACAACCAACCAGCGCGGCGGCGGGCAGGGTGATCAACCATGCTGCGGCCATGCGCCCAGCGACGCCCCAGCGAACTTCGGCCCCTTTACGCCCCAAACCGGTACCCATGATGGAGCCGGTGGCCACGTGCGTGGTGGACAGTGCCATACCGAAGTGTGAGGACGTGAGGATAATGGCCGCTGACGACATTTCAGCTGCCATGCCCTGTGGGGAGTCGATCTCCACGAGTCCTTTGCCCAGGGTGCGGATGACGCGCCAACCGCCCATCCAGGTGCCTACGGCAATGGCGATGGCGCAGGCGGCTTTCACCCAGAAGGGGATGGTGGCGTCTTGGTGAAGGTGGCCGGTGGCCACCATGGCTAGGAAGATGACACCCATGGTTTTCTGGGCGTCGTTAGTGCCGTGTGCCAGGG from the Corynebacterium durum genome contains:
- a CDS encoding cytochrome c biogenesis CcdA family protein, whose amino-acid sequence is MSGTGAQFADVVASGPLLLGILAAAAAGFVSFASPCVVPLVPGYMSYLAGVVGGQQYRWRVAGAALMFIAGFTVVFVLATATVFGAISALTLQAELLQRLGGVVTIVMGLAFMGMIPALQNERRFHPRRWSTWVGAPLLGAVFALGWTPCLGPTLAAIISISAGTEGMTAVRGIVLIVAYCLGLGLPFLVVALGSARAMRGVGWLRKHSRAIQIAGGVALILVGIALVSGQWAHFITWVRQWTVDYGTTLI
- a CDS encoding cytochrome c biogenesis protein ResB; the encoded protein is MSAQNPWLRRALSGPRWLWRWLTSMRTALVLLFLLALGAIPGALLPQRSLNADKVDEYIANNGRVGEIYDKLQLYDVFSSVWFTAIYVLLFVSLIGCILPRSWEHYRAMKTPPVRAPKNMARLPLHASGVVDCAVDEVVQPGMLKGWRVARYTPEEDRAGATSLSAEKGYIREFFNLVFHLGLVGILVAVGLGRMLYYEGQVVVVAGTENSQFCNTAVANYDSFRFGALFDGGKLKPFCVKVEDFSADYLPNGQAKMFTSDVRWAEGDQVFTDTNEWEQYRLRVNHPLRIAGDRVYLQGHGYAPRFTVTWPNGESRTQMVQFRPDDPTFFLSSGVLRFDPPAGMYSDLFERRQKQLAIQGLFAPTAEFSGGEGDIMSSSFPAMRNPGVAIDVYRGNAGLDDGRGQSIYSLDPRLAHSGELQKIERVNLMEGESVTLDDGTVVRFDGANEFANLQVSHDPAQVWVLVAAVVTLIGLVGSVSVKRRRVWVRMQPDTAGGTAVSIGGLARTDRAGWGAEFERIQRAILRLPEESSEELEEDDEDND
- the ccsB gene encoding c-type cytochrome biogenesis protein CcsB, producing MPVNQTFANYSDLAFKAAFAIYIVALVMSLVYYVKQQMLIDARRESKVLVGAGGDEITGASEPQDIFEARADAADKFGGMAQSLVWLGIIIHGTSVVLRGLSAGRFPWGNLYEYVSVTTFVALAIAAVVFQRREYRIVWPWVLTPVLALLFYGGTKLYAQSGPVVPALQSFWFPFHVSTVSIGGGIGLISGLASLMYVLRSWQPVGQEKGFFGAIAKPLPSAKTLDAIAYRAAIWALPIFGLGVVLGALWAEAAWGRFWGWDPKETVSFITWMLYAAYLHARATSGWRDQRAAWINVFAFATMVFNLFFINIVVSGLHSYAGLN
- a CDS encoding HNH endonuclease signature motif containing protein, which gives rise to MSTLENVAARIHADFAELLSIVGNAPSPDLVVGNLDHIKTIEQACNIKASFDSLVAYSADQAINRQLITADTATDFLMDELNLSFQEANNRLRRGYVDHAPLPQDTVEPEAAEMQREQARQKAIDAHISASKLNTINQVLDNLRDGTTPARHDLYLQAVNEAEHRNDRDLKTWVTKAVRRANKTVAADPQETMKKRRFTISGQDTDGNHPFYGTMTAAQQAVITAAITPLSHRGSLVNVSDKEDTRSLAERRMDTLAYICEQHLKATSANNSYGIASLVISTTADELAHLTAATELPTNTGTLLNPIEAAALLGSPYDFLAIHDLDNPGNLNLQRTRRNATAWQKLALFVQELVCSHPGCDAPAITCDQHHIDAWSFGGTTDLINLTLQCRHHHRFNDDTKTNAQRGYATRLTDGDKRVGYADPEHPDTVLLNTTSAHDECAAEKLLCQRRQH
- a CDS encoding VOC family protein — protein: MDTHITPGMITVDCTDARALAHFWSEATGAPIIMDYEGYFVMVGTTPTLGFQRVDDPAPGKNRVHIDFRSHDREAAVRRLESIGAVAQSVETLPDGSFSWTVMTDPEGNFFCVGDGTEH
- a CDS encoding barstar family protein, which gives rise to MKRTCMVDEIIMTEYAIDLSAVRTARGFLQLMSKELSFPEYFGGTFDAFEECFRDLAWLSDEHIVIHIRGLDRVAARNPMLAASIKESILFCADYWRSTKQIERDVQIELATETQ